DNA from Bacteroidia bacterium:
GTGATAATGTAGCACTTGATATTCAGTATAGTGTTCAAAGCGGAACTATTGAAGCAAACTTTTCTATGGACTGTAATGCCGTAGATTTAGGAGTGTGCTATAGCCCGGTACCTGCAAGAGATACTATTTATGGCTTCCCATTAAATACGGATATTTATATGCGTATTTGGTCTAACCCCGGTGCTGAAGGAAACTTTACAGTTACGGTTACCGCAATTTGTGATAACCCAACAGCAACTATTTCCGGTGGCGGTGCAGTTTGTACCGGAGATCCACTTCCGCAAGTAGATCTTAACTTTACTGGAACATCCCCTTGGAATGTTATCTTAACTAATGGTAGTAAAAATGATACAATTAACAATATCACCACTAACTCCCAGCAGGTTACACCATCACAGCCCGGAAACTGGACAATTATGAGGGTTACTGATGCCTTCTGCTTAGGAACACCATCAGGAACAGCCAGTGCTATTTGGAATCCTCTTCCACAAGTAAATGCCTCTGCTAACGCTGTATGTGCCGGCGGAACACTCATGCTAACTGGCTGGACTGACGATATACTAAATTCCGGCTTTATGTGGAGCGGCCCTAACGGATTCAGCTCTAATGACCAAAATCCAACTATTCCAAATGTAGATAACTTAGCAGAAGGAGATTATATCTTAACAGTATTATCATTTAATACCAACTGCGTAAATTCAGATACTGTAACCGTATCCTTAGGAGTTTGCAATACCTGCCCAACGCCCACAAATCTACGAGTTGTTAATCTAAGTGCCTATTCTGCAACTTTGGATTGGGACTTGCCTACTGGCCCTCCTTATACAACTCCGGATTCTGTTGTTACCTACTTCCGCTTAGTAGGAGCTGTCAATTGGCAAAGACGTGTTTGGACAGACATAGATTCTATTCGTATCTTTAAGCTAAAACCAGATAACCAAGCTTATGAGTGGAAAATAGCTGTGTATTGCAATGGAACACCGCTACCCAGGGTATCTGGACCTAACTTTACAACCGCCATGGCTTGTGTTCCGGCAAGTAACTTAGTAGCTTCCGGTGTTACCAATAACCAAGCGACTATCACTTGGGACGCTGCCTCTATTGCCGATAGCTTCTATGTTAATTATAGAAAAACGGGCGGTATTTGGCTATTTAAAGTAGCAATGACCAATTCTGCCACCTTAACCGGATTATCTGCCAATACAACTTACGAAGTAAAAGTTAAAACTTTCTGCAACACAGGTGCATTTACCGGTTATGCAGCAATGGGTTCATTTACCACGAATGTTTCAAAAACAGATGATTTTGTTTCTGATATTTCTGCGTATCCAAACCCAATGCACGATATTTTGGTCATAACTGCTATGCCCGAAATAGATTCTAAATTGGAAGTTTCTTTTGTTAATATTCTGGGCGTTACCGTAAAACGTTACCAAGAAACAGTAACGACAGGTTCTATTGTTCGAGAAATTTCTGTTTCTGATTTAGAAACCGGAATTTATATGGTTGAGATTTCTTGCGGAGACGTTCGTAGGGTTGTCAAAATCGTAAAAGAATAATTTAACTTATTCCTATACCCAAAAAGGGGCTGCCTTTTTATTAGGCAGCCCCTTTTTGGGTATAATAACGATTGTAGTTCAGAAAATATAAAAATGATGGTTTCGTTGCTGGAGCATTATTGCAATTAAGGCATCAAAGCAATTCTTAGACAAAGTGAAT
Protein-coding regions in this window:
- a CDS encoding fibronectin type III domain-containing protein, giving the protein FETTPCPVPPPNDQCINAIPLTLGVPQAGTTINASPGANPTASCDMYGTKNDVWYKINAGDNVALDIQYSVQSGTIEANFSMDCNAVDLGVCYSPVPARDTIYGFPLNTDIYMRIWSNPGAEGNFTVTVTAICDNPTATISGGGAVCTGDPLPQVDLNFTGTSPWNVILTNGSKNDTINNITTNSQQVTPSQPGNWTIMRVTDAFCLGTPSGTASAIWNPLPQVNASANAVCAGGTLMLTGWTDDILNSGFMWSGPNGFSSNDQNPTIPNVDNLAEGDYILTVLSFNTNCVNSDTVTVSLGVCNTCPTPTNLRVVNLSAYSATLDWDLPTGPPYTTPDSVVTYFRLVGAVNWQRRVWTDIDSIRIFKLKPDNQAYEWKIAVYCNGTPLPRVSGPNFTTAMACVPASNLVASGVTNNQATITWDAASIADSFYVNYRKTGGIWLFKVAMTNSATLTGLSANTTYEVKVKTFCNTGAFTGYAAMGSFTTNVSKTDDFVSDISAYPNPMHDILVITAMPEIDSKLEVSFVNILGVTVKRYQETVTTGSIVREISVSDLETGIYMVEISCGDVRRVVKIVKE